One genomic region from Corvus hawaiiensis isolate bCorHaw1 chromosome 28, bCorHaw1.pri.cur, whole genome shotgun sequence encodes:
- the ABCA7 gene encoding phospholipid-transporting ATPase ABCA7 isoform X2, which translates to MAVGTQLGLLLWKNFTYRRRQRIQLAIEILWPLFLFLILISVRRSHPPFKQHECHFPNKALPSAGTLPWLQGIICNMNNPCFRHPTAGEAPGVVGNFDGSILSRLLTEARQVLLHGHGQRLLRSFARLLPALRRLRDSGNQRRALPVREYLRENETFSRFLRTNTSLPPVLVDELMGARLSPRIFSLESIRLPLKALVCNASVLGSFLVEGDADSTQSLQQGLCALPSSQLRAMEGSFLSQMDFPRLLAEQLSSELGGIAVTVEALGSFLRDATSLMEEVSSMTSLAELRQELEGLRAPNTSTTSTGAFTALSRIACGHPEGGGLRIPSLNWYEDNDVKAFLDRNSSEKRPVASGSSSPFCRELLRSLESNPLSQIFWRGIKPLFVGKILYTPPGPGPDSVMAEVNRTFRELAVLGELGGAWQELGPRIYTLLNSSLEMQVLQDLLLAPSTAQMLDGFLNGTSWKLPELATFLAGPAAGPGLTWHQVYADVDAVLSMLSQFMECVCLDKIEAVATEEQLVARALELLEEQQFWAAVVFQPPINATAPGLPPHVRYKIRMDIDDVTRTNKIKDRFWDPGPAADPFSDLRYIWGGFVYIQDLVEQAVVRVQTGAAPRTGVYVQQMPYPCYVDDVFLRVLNRSLPLFMTLAWIYSVAMIIKGVVHEKETRLKETMKTMGLSSGILWLSWFLSSFIPFLLSSALLVLILKLGNILPYSDPAVIFLFLGTFSVATISQCFLISTFFPRANLASACGGIIYFSLYLPYVLCVAWRDYITFPIRVLVSLLSPVAFGFGCDYFSLYEEQGVGIQWHNLGASPVPGDPYSFAAAMGLLLLDAILYGLATWYLEGVFPGQYGIPKPWNFPFLKSYWFGESSSAGHSLYHISPHTAPQVLVEEPPAELQPGVSIRNLVKVYGSSGRAAVNGLSLDFYEGQITSFLGHNGAGKTTTMSILTGLLPPTSGTAYILGWDIRSDIDSIRKSMGMCPQHNVLFDILTVEEHVWFYGRLKGLSEQQVQEEMEQLLQDTGLAHKRREQTRNLSGGMQRKLSVAIAFVGGSRVVILDEPTAGVDPFSRRSIWELLLKYRKGRTIILSTHYMDEAELLGDRTAIISQGRLCCCGSPLFLKARLGTGYHLTLVKRERSGTGGNTSTVPSVTKKDGSDSEHSSDTGLGSERGSDASAVDVAQLSALIQKLVPGSRLVEDIGHEVLFVLPYSGARDGTFGKLFRELDTRLGELGVSSYGISDTTLEEIFLKVAEDTGLDTDTTGTARGAAPCETGDVDVADGELGARRVEEPRETDLLRGAAGQACGRVRGWALTCRQLRALFTKRMLHARRSTRGFFAQIVLPAVFVCIALLFSLIVPPFGKYPPLQLQPWMYGQQFTFFSNDAPGDPDTARLLDALLAEPGFGTKCMKEEGKATGLCPPASHPDGFSAPSAPPSLLEALWRGNWTPAEPSPPCQCSGPGAHRMLPECPEGAGGLPPPQVQRGTGDILQNLTGRNISDYLVKTYPQIIRQELRNKKWVNEQRYGGFSLGAGSSQALPSAAEVDQAVLELRVLLSITPGSPSDRLLANLSRFIEGLDARRNIKVWFNNKGWHAMVSFLNVASNGLLRAWLPPGTDPTRFGITATNHPLNLTKEQLSEAALMATSVDVLVSICVIFAMSFVPASFVVFLIEERVSKAKHLQFVSGMKPITYWLGNFAWDMCNYLVPALLVILIFLCFQQESYVSSANLPSLVLLLLLYGWSITPLMYPASFLFSIPSTAYVALTCINLFIGINGSVATFVLELFVDQNLNDINRVLKKVFLIFPHFCLGRGLIDMVKNQAMADAFERFGDKRFVSPLSWDLAGKNMFAMAIEGIIFFLFTLLLQYHRFFLRLAPRALELPSLGDEDQDVARERARVGSIPLHSHLLLLKDLTKVYRRRRAPAVDRLCVAIPPGECFGLLGVNGAGKTSTFKMLTGDTEVTLGEAWLKGHSVLTDLQSVHQHMGYCPQFDAITDLLTGREHLEFYSRLRGVPEEETPRVAQWGITALGLGPHADRPAGKYSGGNKRKLSTAIALLGCPPVVFLDEPTTGMDPQARRFLWERILGVIRDGRSVVLTSHSMEECEALCTRMAIMVNGRFRCLGSVQHLKNRFGDGYTVVVRAGGPGPAAVQALLQQHFPGIVLRERHGGLLQYHLPARVASLATVFSLLAAHRGPCHIEDYSVSQTTLDQVFVHFAQEQSDGDVGEVTASEQDAAPSPGRRLTTFLEDDSYQESAV; encoded by the exons ATGGCCGTGGGTacccagctggggctgctgctctggaagaACTTCACCTACCGCCGGCGGCAGCGG ATCCAGCTGGCTATCGAGATCCTGTGGcccctcttcctcttccttatCTTGATCTCAGTGCGGCGATCCCACCCGCCCTTCAAGCAGCACGAGT GCCACTTCCCCAACAAGGCGCTGCCCTCGGCAGggaccctgccctggctgcagggcatCATCTGCAACATGAACAACCCCTGCTTCCGGCATCCCACGGCGGGAGAGGCCCCTGGCGTGGTGGGCAACTTCGATGGCTCCAT CCTCTCCCGCCTCCTGACCGAAGCCCGGCAGGTCCTACTCCACGGCCACGGGCAGCGGCTCCTGCGCAGCTTCGCCCGGCTCCTGCCCGCCCTGCGCCGGCTCCGGGACAGTGGGAATCAGCGGAGGG ctctgccggTGAGAGAATACTTGAGAGAGAACGAGACCTTCTCCCGGTTCCTGCGGACCAACACATCTCTGCCCccggtgctggtggatgagctGATGGGGGCTCGGCTCAGCCCCCGCATC TTCTCCCTGGAGAGCATTCGCCTCCCGCTAAAAGCCCTGGTCTGCAACGCCTCGGTCCTGGGGAGCTTCCTGGTGGAGGGCGACGCCGACTCcacccagagcctgcagcaAGGACTGTGCgcactgcccagctcccagctccgtGCCATGGAGggctccttcctctcccagaTGGACTTCCCGCGGCTCCTGGCG GAACAGCTGAGCTCAGAGTTGGGCGGAATCGCTGTCACCGTGGAAGCTTTGGGCAGCTTCCTGCGGGATGCAACATCCCTGATGGAGGAG GTCTCCTCCATGACCAGCCTGGCCGAGCTGCGGCAGGAGTTAGAGGGGCTGAGGGCCCCCaacaccagcaccaccagcacgGGCGCCTTCACAGCCCTGTCACGCATCGCCTGTGGACACCCCGAGGGTGGGGGGCTCAGGATCCCCTCCCTCAACTGGTACGAGGACAATGACGTCAAAGCATTCCTGGACCGTAACAGCTCGGAGAAGAGACCCGTGgcctcaggcagcagca gtcctttctgCCGGGAGCTGCTCCGCAGCCTGGAGTCCAACCCCCTCTCACAGATCTTCTGGCGGGGGATCAAGCCCCTCTTTGTGGGGAAGATCCTGTACACGCCacccgggcccggccccgacAGTGTGATGGCTGAG GTGAATCGGACCTTCCGGGAACTGGCGGTGCTGGGGGAGTTGGGGGgtgcctggcaggagctgggacccCGAATCTACACCCTCCTCAACAGCAGCCTGGAGATGCAAGTGCTCCAG gacctgctgctggccccgagcacagcccagatgctggaTGGGTTCCTCAATGGCACCTCCTGgaagctgccagagctggccACGTTCCTGGCGGGGCCAGCGGCGGGGCCAGGCCTCACCTGGCACCAGGTGTACGCTGATGTGGATGCGGTCCTGAGCATGCTGTCACAGTTCATGGAG TGTGTCTGCCTGGACAAGATCGAGGCAGTGGccacagaggagcagctggtAGCCcgggccctggagctgctggaggagcagcagtttTGGGCAGCAGTGGTCTTCCAGCCCCCCATCAATGCCACAGCCCCCGGACTGCCACCCCATGTCCGCTACAAGATCCGCATGGACATCGATGATGTCACGAGGACCAACAAGATCAAGGACAG GTTTTGGGACCCAGGCCCTGCAGCTGACCCCTTCAGCGACTTGCGCTATATCTGGGGAGGCTTTGTCTACATTCAGGACCTGGTGGAGCAGGCGGTGGTGCGGGTGCAGACTGGGGCTGCCCCACGGACAGGGGTCTACGTCCAGCAGATGCCCTACCCCTGCTATGTGGACGATGT GTTCCTGAGAGTCCTGAACCGCTCGCTGCCTCTCTTTATGACGCTGGCCTGGATCTACTCAGTGGCCATGATCATCAAGGGGGTGGTGCATGAGAAGGAGACGCGTCTCAAGGAGACCATGAAGACCATGGGGCTGAGCAGTGGGATCCTCTGGCTCAGCTGGTTCCTCAGCAGCTTCATCCCCTTcctcctcagctctgccctccttgtcctcatcctcAAG CTGGGAAACATCCTGCCCTACAGCGACCCAGCagtcatcttcctcttcctcggCACCTTCTCGGTGGCCACCATCAGCCAGTGCTTCCTCATCAGCACCTTCTTCCCCCGTGCCAACCTGGCCTCGGCGTGCGGTGGCATCATCTACTTCTCGCTGTACCTGCCCTACGTGCTGTGCGTCGCCTGGCGCGACTACATCACCTTCCCAATCCGCGTCCTCGTG AGCCTGCTGTCCCCTGTGGCCTTCGGCTTCGGCTGCGATTACTTCTCCCTCTACGAGGAGCAGGGGGTGGGCATCCAGTGGCACAACCTGGGTGCCAGCCCCGTGCCAGGAGACCCGTACAGCTTTGCTGCGGccatggggctgctgctgctggatgctATCCTCTATGGCCTGGCGACCTGGTACCTCGAGGGTGTCTTCCCAG GTCAGTACGGGATCCCCAAGCCCTGGAATTTCCCCTTCCTGAAGAGTTACTGGTTTGGAGAGTCATCCTCAGCTGGGCACTCCCTGTACCACATCAGCCCCCACACTGCACCCCAAG TGCTGGTGGAGGAGCCGCCTGCCGAGCTCCAGCCTGGCGTCTCCATCCGCAACCTGGTGAAGGTCTATGGCAGCAGCGGCCGTGCGGCCGTCAATGGGCTGAGCCTGGATTTCTATGAGGGGCAGATCACATCCTTCCTGGGCCATAACGGTGCTGGAAAGACCACCACCAT GTCCATCTTGACTGGCCTCCTGCCCCCCACTTCGGGCACTGCCTATATCCTGGGCTGGGACATCCGCTCTGATATCGACAGCATCCGCAAATCCATGGGGATGTGTCCCCAGCACAACGTGCTCTTCGACAT cctgacGGTGGAGGAGCACGTCTGGTTCTACGGGCGGCTGAAGGGGCTCTCGGAGCAGCAGGtgcaggaggagatggagcagcTGCTTCAGGACACGGGGTTGGCCCACAAGCGCCGGGAACAGACCAGGAACCTCTCAG GCGGGATGCAGCGGAAGCTCTCGGTGGCCATCGCCTTCGTGGGCGGCTCCCGGGTGGTCATCCTGGACGAGCCCACGGCCGGCGTCGACCCCTTCTCCCGCCGCAGcatctgggagctgctgctcaagTACCGCAAAG GCCGCACCATCATCCTGTCCACCCACTACATGGACGAGGCGGAGCTGTTGGGGGACCGCACCGCCATCATCTCACAGGGccggctctgctgctgtgggtcCCCCCTCTtcctcaaggccaggctgggcaccGGCTACCACCTCACCCTGGTGAagcgggagcggagcgggacAGGCGGCAACACCAGcactgtccccagtgtcaccaaaAAG GACGGCAGCGACTCGgagcacagcagtgacacaggccTGGGCAGCGAGCGGGGCAGTGACGCCAGCGCCGTGG ATGTGGCCCAGCTGTCAGCACTGATCCAGAAGCTGGTGCCCGGCTCCCGGCTGGTGGAGGACATTGGGCACGAGGTGCTCTTTGTCCTGCCCTACAGCGGGGCCAGGGATGGGACCTTCGGGAAGCTGTTCCGCGAGCTGGACACACGCCTGGGGGAACTGGGGGTCTCCAGCTACGGCATCTCCGACACCACTCTGGAAGAG ATCTTCCTGAAGGTGGCTGAGGACACAGGGCTGGATACTGACACCACAG GGACCGCGAGAGGAGCAGCCCCATGCGAGACGGGGGACGTGGATGTGGCCGATGGAGAGCTGG GAGCCCGGCGAG TGGAGGAGCCCCGGGAGACGGACCTgctgcggggggcggcggggcaggCCTGCGGcagggtgaggggctgggcgCTCACCTGCCGCCAGCTCCGCGCTCTCTTCACCAAGAGGATGCTCCACGCCCGGCGCAGCACCCGCGGCTTCTTCGCGCAG ATCGTCCTCCCCGCCGTCTTCGTCTGCATCGCGCTGCTCTTCAGCCTCATCGTGCCGCCCTTCGGGAAGTACCCGccgctgcagctccagccctggatgTACGGGCAGCAGTTCACCTTTTTcag CAACGATGCCCCGGGAGACCCCGACACGGCCCGGCTGCTGGACGCACTCCTGGCCGAGCCCGGCTTTGGCACCAAGTGCATGAAGGAAGAGGGGAAGGC GACGGGGCTGTGCCCACCAGCTTCCCACCCCGATGGCTTCTCggccccctcagcccccccatccctgctggaaGCGCTGTGGCGTGGGAACTGGACACCGGCTGAGCCGTCCCCCCCGTGTCAGTGCAGCGGGCCAGGGGCACACAGGATGCTCCCTGAGtgtcccgagggggccggggggCTCCCACCACCCCAG GTACagagggggacaggggacatCCTTCAGAACCTGACAGGCAGGAACATCTCCGACTACCTGGTGAAGACCTACCCCCAGATCATCCGGCAGGA GCTGAGGAACAAGAAATGGGTGAATGAGCAGAG GTACGGCGGCTTCTCCCTGGGCGCCGGCAGCTCCCAGGCCCTGCCGTCAGCAGCAGAGGTGGatcaggcagtgctggagctccGGGTGCTGCTCAGCATCACCCCG GGCAGTCCTTCAGATCGGCTGCTGGCCAACCTCAGCCGCTTCATCGAGGGTTTGGACGCCCGCAGGAATATCAag GTCTGGTTCAACAACAAGGGCTGGCATGCCATGGTCTCCTTCCTCAACGTGGCCAGCAATGGGCTGCTGCGAGCCTGGCTGCCCCCCGGCACCGACCCCACGCGCTTCGGCATCACGGCCACCAACCACCCCCTCAACCTCACCAAGGAGCAGCTCTCTGAGGCCGCCCT GATGGCCACCTCTGTTGACGTGCTGGTCTCCATCTGCGTGATCTTCGCCATGTCCTTCGTCCCGGCCAGCTTCGTTGTCTTCCTCATTGAGGAGAGGGTCAGCAAGGCCAAGCACCTTCAGTTTGTCAGCGGGATGAAGCCCATCACCTACTGGCTGGGCAACTTCGCCTGGGACatg TGCAACTACCTggtccctgcactgctggtcatcctcatcttcctctgcttccagcaggaatCCTACGTGTCCTCGGCCAACCTGccctccctggtgctgctgctgctgctctacGG ATGGTCCATCACCCCCCTGATGTATCCAgcctccttcctcttcagcaTCCCCAGCACCGCCTACGTGGCCCTGACCTGCATCAACCTCTTCATCGGCATCAACGGCAGCGTGGCCACCTTTGTGCTGGAGCTCTTTGTGGACCAG AACCTCAATGACATCAACCGCGTTCTGAAGAAGGTTTTCCTCATCTTCCCCCACTTCTGCTTGGGCCGAGGCCTCATTGACATGGTGAAGAATCAGGCAATGGCTGATGCCTTTGAGAGGTTCG GGGACAAGCGCTTTGTGTCCCCCCTCTCCTGGGACCTGGCAGGGAAGAACATGTTTGCCATGGCCATCGAGGGCatcatcttcttcctcttcaccctcctgctgcagtaccacCGCTTCTTCCTGCGCCTGGC GCCACGGGCTCTGGAGCTGCCCTCACTGGGGGACGAGGACCAGGATGTGGCCAGGGAGCGGGCGAGGGTGGGCAGCATCCCCCtgcacagccacctcctgctgctgaaggaCCTGACCAAG GTGTACCGGCGCAGGAGGGCTCCGGCCGTGGACCGGCTCTGCGTGGCCATCCCCCCCGGGGAG TGCTTTGGCCTCCTGGGGGTGAACGGGGCTGGGAAAACATCCACCTTCAAGATGCTGACAGGGGACACAGAGGTGACGCTGGGAGAGGCCTGGTTGAAGGGGCACAG CGTGCTCACCGACCTCCAGTCCGTCCACCAGCACATGGGTTACTGTCCCCAGTTTGATGCCATCACGGACCTGCTGACAGGGCGGGAGCACCTGGAGTTCTACAGCCGCCTGCGCGGGGTCCCGGAGGAGGAGACCCCCAGG GTGGCTCAGTGGGGCATCACCGCGCTGGGGCTGGGCCCGCACGCGGACCGGCCAGCGGGCAAGTACAGCGGGGGCAACAAGCGCAAGCTCTCCACAGCCATCGCCCTCCTCGGCTGCCCCCCCGTCGTCTTCCTG GATGAGCCCACAACGGGGATGGATCCGCAAGCCCGGAGGTTCCTGTGGGAGCGCATCCTTGGCGTTATCCGGGACGGCCGGTCCGTGGTGCTCACATCCCACAG CATGGAGGAGTGTGAGGCGCTCTGCACCAGGATGGCCATCATGGTCAACGGCCGGTTCCGCTGCCTGGGCAGCGTGCAGCACCTCAAGAACAG GTTTGGGGACGGGTACACGGTGGTGGTGCGGGCGGGGGGCCCTGGCCCGGCAGCGGTgcaggccctgctgcagcagcactttccTGGCATCGTGCTGCGGGAGCGGCACGGGGGACTGCTGCAGTACCACCTGCCTGCCCGTGTCGCCTCCCTGGCCACTGTCTTCAGCCTTCTGGCCGCACATCGTGGCCCCTGCCACATCGAGGACTACTCTGTGTCCCAGACCACACTGGACCAG GTCTTCGTGCACTTTGCCCAGGAGCAGAGCGATGGGGATGTCGGGGAGGTCACAGCCTCAGAGCAAGATGCGGCCCCCAGTCCTGGGAGGAGGCTGACCACGTTCCTGGAGGACGACAGCTACCAGGAGAGCGCTGTCTGA